A single genomic interval of Colius striatus isolate bColStr4 chromosome 9, bColStr4.1.hap1, whole genome shotgun sequence harbors:
- the HMGXB3 gene encoding HMG domain-containing protein 3 isoform X2, whose translation MEAPYDGTEVTVVMEEIEGTYTYASPVPPKKKKKHKSAGDHGEKAKKPRSAYLLYYYDIYLKVQQELPHLPQSEINKKISESWRLLSVAEKSYYLEKAKLEKEGLDPNSKLPARTAVVADIPGFRKILPRSDYIIIPKATLQEDRSRQALELCVAQGRPAAEGRAVSPAGATVSHGAVPSVVAVEPGRAGASEPRLTIEGLVEEPAAFSQPDAVEEVVASEVLSHCTGPVVEKAAGDILLDEASLEIEGQPYQAAQVVIEETLVSSSTDVSNGSIAVARPQVSDGVSVVTVVTGRDNKESSSSTPATQFIMLPLPAHSVVENPASIKLTTTYTRRGHGNCTNPGCSFTYVTRHKPPKCPTCGNFLGGKWIPKEKQPKSKSEPNSGTSLKTPAAKRGQQSAFTEPATVSESTSKSASESSEAVSQLLKAVPAGGQMQETEWEEVIISEAHILANNVLAEDRSAVGVVLAQESQRQGDSSEQAEKESVGLGMPPSSEVPSPNATAKRPVGTDAPAPTHKGQEVKSKARPKPSLLAAARPMRAILPAPASVGRAAGAEQPGSRQPFASTDKPSPVRTSGLKPSTLKQLGQSVLQPPSAEERKLHSALSSRASQVKVVEVKPDIFPSYKYSCTVTLDLGLATSRGRGKCKNPSCSYVYTNRHKPRICPSCGYNLAKDRAEKTAKSLEVSPGHSDVLNTSEPLTPSQKEIQRQSTLQLLRKVVQIPENESELAEVFTLIHELNSSRLILSNVSEETVTIEQTSWSNYYESPSAQCLLCNSPLFKGGQNSLAGPQECWLLTANRLQLVTAQVKVCLNLQCLALHSFTDIYTGLFNVGNKLLVSLDLLFAIRNHIKLGEDPRVAVGNILDSVQEQTEKSLSPDEQVQLQELLCNGYWAFECLTVRDYNDMICGICGITPKVEIAQRNVENVLALKNIEFTWPEFLPSSEVNVEDFWSTMETEVIEQVAFPSSIPITKFDASIVAPFFPPLMRGAMVINTEKDKNLDAQPVPGNGSALVRLLQEEILRLDLINSYSEEELQSFLTQCGIPWEASATKDQLCYSLLALYEFVQNGPSVTQTSAQHTGGKIYKVCPHQVVCGSKYIVRGENARDHVDLLVSSRHWPPVYVVDTACSVALCADVCCPGLTSQMWGKNQGCFSDPMGPPTYVSCPELLDQQYSVDVTVAEPSVQHPVTKSPVRRIVHAGSEQGDATAQHRCLSLCRELQPYAAVIAALRDSRTSTVRQRAITFDNATHYYLYNRLMDFLTSREIVNRQIQEVVQSCQPGEVVIRDALYRLGVAQIKTEAEEDEEGKQEEDRGC comes from the exons ATGGAGGCTCCGTATGATGGCACTGAAGTAACTGTGGTGATGGAGGAAATCGAGGGCACATACACCTACGCGTCACCTGTGCCAccgaagaagaaaaagaagcataAAAGTGCTGGTGATCATGGAGAGAAAGCCAAAAAGCCTAG ATCTGCTTACCTCCTCTACTATTACGACATTTATTTGAAAGTACAGCAAGAGCTTCCTCACCTCCCTCAATCTGAGATCAACAAAAAGATCAGTGAGAGCTGGAGGCTGCTCAGCGTGGCTGAAAAAAGCTATTACTTGGAGAAAGCCAAGCTAGAGAAAGAAGGCTTGGACCCG AACTCCAAGCTGCCTGCCCGAACTGCAGTGGTTGCAGACATTCCAGGCTTCCGTAAGATCCTTCCTCGCTCAGACTACATCATTATCCCCAAAGCCACCCTTCAGGAGGACAGGAGCAGGCAGGCGCTAGAGCTGTGTGTGGCGCAGGGCCGGCCGGCAGCTGAAGGGCGAGCGGTTTCCCCCGCCGGTGCGACCGTGTCCCACGGGGCTGTGCCGAGCGTGGTGGCCGtggagccgggccgggccggcgcCTCCGAGCCGCGCCTCACCATCGAGGGGCTGGTGGAAGAGCCTGCTGCCTTCAGCCAGCCCGACGCTGTGGAGGAGGTGGTTGCCTCGGAGGTTCTGTCTCACTGCACTGGGCCTGTGGTGGAGAAGGCGGCTGGAGATATCCTCTTGGATGAGGCTTCTTTGGAAATAGAAGGACAACCGTATCAGGCGGCTCAGGTGGTTATTGAAGAGACTCTAGTGAGCAGCTCCACAGACGTCTCCAATGGGAGCATTGCTGTGGCCCGGCCTCAGGTGTCAGACGGCGTGTCCGTGGTTACTGTGGTGACGGGGAGG GATAACAAAGAGAGTAGCTCCTCCACACCTGCCACACAGTTTATTATGTTACCTTTGCCAGCTCATTCCGTTGTGGAGAACCCAGCGTCAATTAAATTG ACAACCACCTATACCCGCAGGGGACATGGAAATTGCACCAATCCTGGCTGTTCCTTCACTTATGTCACCAGGCATAAGCCACCAAAATGCCCGACATGTGGGAACTTCCTGGGAGGGAAATGGATCCCAAAG GAAAAGCAACCAAAAAGCAAATCTGAGCCAAATTCAGGCACCTCTCTTAAAACTCCTGCAGCTAAAAGAGGGCAACAGTCAGCGTTCACAGAACCAGCAACTGTTAGTGAGAGCACCTCCAAGTCTGCCTCGGAAAGCTCAGAAGCTGTCAGCCAGCTGCTGAAGGCTGTGCCTGCTGGAGGGCAAATGCAGGAGACAGAGTGGGAGGAAGTGATCATCTCTGAGGCTCACATTCTTGCAAACAATGTGCTTGCTGAAGACAGGAGTGCTGTTGGAGTGGTGTTGGCTCAAGAGAGCCAACGACAAGGAGACTCTTCAGAGCAGGCAGAAAAAGAGAGCGTGGGGCTGGGGATGCCACCGTCTTCTGAGGTGCCAAGTCCAAATGCCACTGCAAAGAGGCCAGTGGG AACTGATGCTCCAGCTCCTACACACAAAGGACAAGAAGTAAAGAGCAAAGCAAGGCCCAAGCCCTCCTTGCTGGCCGCAGCCAGGCCCATGCGAGCCATCCTGCCCGCGCCGGCCAGCGTGGGCAGAGCCGCGGGCGCGGAGCAGCCCGGCAGCAGACAGCCATTCGCCAGCACCG aCAAGCCTTCCCCTGTGAGAACATCAGGCTTGAAGCCCAGTACGCTGAAACAATTGGGCCAGTCAGTTCTGCAGCCCCCAagtgctgaggagagaaag CTCCACAGTGCTTTGTCCAGCAGGGCATCTCAGGTTAAAGTGGTGGAGGTCAAACCAGACATATTCCCTTCCTACAAGTACAGCTGCACCGTAACTCTG GATTTGGGATTGGCAACCTCCCGTGGCAGAGGGAAATGCAAGAACCCCTCCTGTAGTTACGTGTATACAAACAGGCACAAGCCACGAATCTGTCCAAGCTGTGGATACAATCTTGCCAAAGACAGAgctgagaaaacagcaaaatccCTG GAGGTCAGCCCAGGTCATTCTGATGTGCTGAACACCAGTGAGCCCCTAACCCCATCGCAGAAGGAGATCCAGCGTCAGTCTACGCTGCAGCTGCTGCGCAAGGTAGTGCAGATCCCAGAGAACGAATCAGAGCTGGCCGAGGTCTTCACACTCATCCACGAACTCAACAGCTCACGGCTCATCCTGTCCAACGTGAGTGAGGAGACAGTCACCATAGAGCAGACCTCCTGGTCAAACTACTATGAGAGTCCATCTGCGCAGTGCCTCCTCTGTAACAGCCCATTGTTCAAGGGGGGACAGAA TTCCCTTGCTGGTCCTCAGGAGTGCTGGCTGCTgacagctaatagattacagtTGGTTACAGCTCAGGTCAAAGTGTGCTTGAACCTGCAGTGTCTGGCCCTCCATAGCTTCACTGATATTTACACAG GACTTTTCAATGTGGGCAACAAGTTGCTAGTGAGCTTGGATCTTCTGTTTGCAATCCGAAACCACATTAAACTTGGAGAGGATCCTAGAGTGGCTGTTGGCAATATTCTCGACTCTGTTCAGGAGCAAACTG AAAAGAGCCTAAGTCCCGATGAGCAGGTTCAGCTCCAGGAACTGCTGTGCAACGGCTACTGGGCCTTTGAGTGCCTAACAGTCCGGGATTACAATGATATGATCTGTGGAATCTGTGGCATAACCCCCAAGGTGGAAATAGCCCAGAGGAATGTGGAAAATGTCCTGGCACTGAAAAATATTGAG TTTACCTGGCCAGAATTCTTGCCATCAAGTGAAGTGAATGTAGAAGACTTCTGGTCCACAATGGAGACAGAGGTGATCGAGCAGGTGGCTTTTCCTTCTAGCATCCCCATCACAAAGTTTGATGCCTCTATTGttgctcctttcttccctcctctgATGAGAGGAGCAATGGTGATCAATACTGAGAAGGACAAGAACCTGGATGCACAGCCAGTGCCAG GTAATGGGAGTGCCTTGGTGAGGCTCCTTCAGGAAGAAATCCTCAGGCTTGACCTGATAAACTCTTACAGTGAGGAAGAGCTGCAGAGCTTCCTGACACAGTGTGGCATCCCCTGGGAGGCTTCGGCTACAAAG GACCAGCTCTGCTACTCCCTCCTGGCGCTCTATGAGTTTGTACAGAATGGGCCGAGCGTCACACAAACCTCCGCTCAGCACACCGGGGGGAAAATCTACAAAGTGTGTCCACATCAG GTTGTGTGTGGCTCAAAGTACATTGTAAGAGGAGAAAACGCCCGGGACCATGTGGACTTGTTGGTTTCCTCCCGTCACTGGCCTCCGGTGTACGTTGTTGACACAGCCTGTTCGGTGGCACTGTGTGCAGACGTCTGCTGCCCTGGCCTGACTTCCCAGATGTGGGGCAAAAACCAGGGCTGCTTTTCTGACCCCATGGGTCCCCCAACG TACGTGTCATGCCCTGAGCTGCTAGACCAGCAGTACAGCGTGGACGTGACGGTGGCCGAGCCCTCTGTCCAGCACCCCGTCACCAAGTCGCCCGTGCGCCGCATCGTCCACGCGGGCTCAGAGCAGGGCGACGCCACGGCCCAGCACCGCTGCCTGTCCCTGTGCCGCGAGCTGCAGCCCTACGCCGCCGTCATCGCCGCCCTCCGCGACAGCAGGACCAGCACCGTCCGCCAAAGGGCCATCACCTTTGACAACGCCACCCACTATTACCTCTACAACCGCCTGATGGACTTCCTCACCAGCAGGGAGATTGTCAACCGGCAGATCCAGGAGGTggtgcagagctgccagcctgGAGAGGTGGTCATTCGCGATGCTCTCTACCGCCTCGGAGTGGCCCAGATTAAaacagaggcagaggaggatgaagaggggaagcaggaggaagacAGGGGTTGCTGA
- the HMGXB3 gene encoding HMG domain-containing protein 3 isoform X1: protein MRLARRSGAASSAPPRPGWDVTAARCLSGRSSPVLRAMEAPYDGTEVTVVMEEIEGTYTYASPVPPKKKKKHKSAGDHGEKAKKPRSAYLLYYYDIYLKVQQELPHLPQSEINKKISESWRLLSVAEKSYYLEKAKLEKEGLDPNSKLPARTAVVADIPGFRKILPRSDYIIIPKATLQEDRSRQALELCVAQGRPAAEGRAVSPAGATVSHGAVPSVVAVEPGRAGASEPRLTIEGLVEEPAAFSQPDAVEEVVASEVLSHCTGPVVEKAAGDILLDEASLEIEGQPYQAAQVVIEETLVSSSTDVSNGSIAVARPQVSDGVSVVTVVTGRDNKESSSSTPATQFIMLPLPAHSVVENPASIKLTTTYTRRGHGNCTNPGCSFTYVTRHKPPKCPTCGNFLGGKWIPKEKQPKSKSEPNSGTSLKTPAAKRGQQSAFTEPATVSESTSKSASESSEAVSQLLKAVPAGGQMQETEWEEVIISEAHILANNVLAEDRSAVGVVLAQESQRQGDSSEQAEKESVGLGMPPSSEVPSPNATAKRPVGTDAPAPTHKGQEVKSKARPKPSLLAAARPMRAILPAPASVGRAAGAEQPGSRQPFASTDKPSPVRTSGLKPSTLKQLGQSVLQPPSAEERKLHSALSSRASQVKVVEVKPDIFPSYKYSCTVTLDLGLATSRGRGKCKNPSCSYVYTNRHKPRICPSCGYNLAKDRAEKTAKSLEVSPGHSDVLNTSEPLTPSQKEIQRQSTLQLLRKVVQIPENESELAEVFTLIHELNSSRLILSNVSEETVTIEQTSWSNYYESPSAQCLLCNSPLFKGGQNSLAGPQECWLLTANRLQLVTAQVKVCLNLQCLALHSFTDIYTGLFNVGNKLLVSLDLLFAIRNHIKLGEDPRVAVGNILDSVQEQTEKSLSPDEQVQLQELLCNGYWAFECLTVRDYNDMICGICGITPKVEIAQRNVENVLALKNIEFTWPEFLPSSEVNVEDFWSTMETEVIEQVAFPSSIPITKFDASIVAPFFPPLMRGAMVINTEKDKNLDAQPVPGNGSALVRLLQEEILRLDLINSYSEEELQSFLTQCGIPWEASATKDQLCYSLLALYEFVQNGPSVTQTSAQHTGGKIYKVCPHQVVCGSKYIVRGENARDHVDLLVSSRHWPPVYVVDTACSVALCADVCCPGLTSQMWGKNQGCFSDPMGPPTYVSCPELLDQQYSVDVTVAEPSVQHPVTKSPVRRIVHAGSEQGDATAQHRCLSLCRELQPYAAVIAALRDSRTSTVRQRAITFDNATHYYLYNRLMDFLTSREIVNRQIQEVVQSCQPGEVVIRDALYRLGVAQIKTEAEEDEEGKQEEDRGC, encoded by the exons CAATGGAGGCTCCGTATGATGGCACTGAAGTAACTGTGGTGATGGAGGAAATCGAGGGCACATACACCTACGCGTCACCTGTGCCAccgaagaagaaaaagaagcataAAAGTGCTGGTGATCATGGAGAGAAAGCCAAAAAGCCTAG ATCTGCTTACCTCCTCTACTATTACGACATTTATTTGAAAGTACAGCAAGAGCTTCCTCACCTCCCTCAATCTGAGATCAACAAAAAGATCAGTGAGAGCTGGAGGCTGCTCAGCGTGGCTGAAAAAAGCTATTACTTGGAGAAAGCCAAGCTAGAGAAAGAAGGCTTGGACCCG AACTCCAAGCTGCCTGCCCGAACTGCAGTGGTTGCAGACATTCCAGGCTTCCGTAAGATCCTTCCTCGCTCAGACTACATCATTATCCCCAAAGCCACCCTTCAGGAGGACAGGAGCAGGCAGGCGCTAGAGCTGTGTGTGGCGCAGGGCCGGCCGGCAGCTGAAGGGCGAGCGGTTTCCCCCGCCGGTGCGACCGTGTCCCACGGGGCTGTGCCGAGCGTGGTGGCCGtggagccgggccgggccggcgcCTCCGAGCCGCGCCTCACCATCGAGGGGCTGGTGGAAGAGCCTGCTGCCTTCAGCCAGCCCGACGCTGTGGAGGAGGTGGTTGCCTCGGAGGTTCTGTCTCACTGCACTGGGCCTGTGGTGGAGAAGGCGGCTGGAGATATCCTCTTGGATGAGGCTTCTTTGGAAATAGAAGGACAACCGTATCAGGCGGCTCAGGTGGTTATTGAAGAGACTCTAGTGAGCAGCTCCACAGACGTCTCCAATGGGAGCATTGCTGTGGCCCGGCCTCAGGTGTCAGACGGCGTGTCCGTGGTTACTGTGGTGACGGGGAGG GATAACAAAGAGAGTAGCTCCTCCACACCTGCCACACAGTTTATTATGTTACCTTTGCCAGCTCATTCCGTTGTGGAGAACCCAGCGTCAATTAAATTG ACAACCACCTATACCCGCAGGGGACATGGAAATTGCACCAATCCTGGCTGTTCCTTCACTTATGTCACCAGGCATAAGCCACCAAAATGCCCGACATGTGGGAACTTCCTGGGAGGGAAATGGATCCCAAAG GAAAAGCAACCAAAAAGCAAATCTGAGCCAAATTCAGGCACCTCTCTTAAAACTCCTGCAGCTAAAAGAGGGCAACAGTCAGCGTTCACAGAACCAGCAACTGTTAGTGAGAGCACCTCCAAGTCTGCCTCGGAAAGCTCAGAAGCTGTCAGCCAGCTGCTGAAGGCTGTGCCTGCTGGAGGGCAAATGCAGGAGACAGAGTGGGAGGAAGTGATCATCTCTGAGGCTCACATTCTTGCAAACAATGTGCTTGCTGAAGACAGGAGTGCTGTTGGAGTGGTGTTGGCTCAAGAGAGCCAACGACAAGGAGACTCTTCAGAGCAGGCAGAAAAAGAGAGCGTGGGGCTGGGGATGCCACCGTCTTCTGAGGTGCCAAGTCCAAATGCCACTGCAAAGAGGCCAGTGGG AACTGATGCTCCAGCTCCTACACACAAAGGACAAGAAGTAAAGAGCAAAGCAAGGCCCAAGCCCTCCTTGCTGGCCGCAGCCAGGCCCATGCGAGCCATCCTGCCCGCGCCGGCCAGCGTGGGCAGAGCCGCGGGCGCGGAGCAGCCCGGCAGCAGACAGCCATTCGCCAGCACCG aCAAGCCTTCCCCTGTGAGAACATCAGGCTTGAAGCCCAGTACGCTGAAACAATTGGGCCAGTCAGTTCTGCAGCCCCCAagtgctgaggagagaaag CTCCACAGTGCTTTGTCCAGCAGGGCATCTCAGGTTAAAGTGGTGGAGGTCAAACCAGACATATTCCCTTCCTACAAGTACAGCTGCACCGTAACTCTG GATTTGGGATTGGCAACCTCCCGTGGCAGAGGGAAATGCAAGAACCCCTCCTGTAGTTACGTGTATACAAACAGGCACAAGCCACGAATCTGTCCAAGCTGTGGATACAATCTTGCCAAAGACAGAgctgagaaaacagcaaaatccCTG GAGGTCAGCCCAGGTCATTCTGATGTGCTGAACACCAGTGAGCCCCTAACCCCATCGCAGAAGGAGATCCAGCGTCAGTCTACGCTGCAGCTGCTGCGCAAGGTAGTGCAGATCCCAGAGAACGAATCAGAGCTGGCCGAGGTCTTCACACTCATCCACGAACTCAACAGCTCACGGCTCATCCTGTCCAACGTGAGTGAGGAGACAGTCACCATAGAGCAGACCTCCTGGTCAAACTACTATGAGAGTCCATCTGCGCAGTGCCTCCTCTGTAACAGCCCATTGTTCAAGGGGGGACAGAA TTCCCTTGCTGGTCCTCAGGAGTGCTGGCTGCTgacagctaatagattacagtTGGTTACAGCTCAGGTCAAAGTGTGCTTGAACCTGCAGTGTCTGGCCCTCCATAGCTTCACTGATATTTACACAG GACTTTTCAATGTGGGCAACAAGTTGCTAGTGAGCTTGGATCTTCTGTTTGCAATCCGAAACCACATTAAACTTGGAGAGGATCCTAGAGTGGCTGTTGGCAATATTCTCGACTCTGTTCAGGAGCAAACTG AAAAGAGCCTAAGTCCCGATGAGCAGGTTCAGCTCCAGGAACTGCTGTGCAACGGCTACTGGGCCTTTGAGTGCCTAACAGTCCGGGATTACAATGATATGATCTGTGGAATCTGTGGCATAACCCCCAAGGTGGAAATAGCCCAGAGGAATGTGGAAAATGTCCTGGCACTGAAAAATATTGAG TTTACCTGGCCAGAATTCTTGCCATCAAGTGAAGTGAATGTAGAAGACTTCTGGTCCACAATGGAGACAGAGGTGATCGAGCAGGTGGCTTTTCCTTCTAGCATCCCCATCACAAAGTTTGATGCCTCTATTGttgctcctttcttccctcctctgATGAGAGGAGCAATGGTGATCAATACTGAGAAGGACAAGAACCTGGATGCACAGCCAGTGCCAG GTAATGGGAGTGCCTTGGTGAGGCTCCTTCAGGAAGAAATCCTCAGGCTTGACCTGATAAACTCTTACAGTGAGGAAGAGCTGCAGAGCTTCCTGACACAGTGTGGCATCCCCTGGGAGGCTTCGGCTACAAAG GACCAGCTCTGCTACTCCCTCCTGGCGCTCTATGAGTTTGTACAGAATGGGCCGAGCGTCACACAAACCTCCGCTCAGCACACCGGGGGGAAAATCTACAAAGTGTGTCCACATCAG GTTGTGTGTGGCTCAAAGTACATTGTAAGAGGAGAAAACGCCCGGGACCATGTGGACTTGTTGGTTTCCTCCCGTCACTGGCCTCCGGTGTACGTTGTTGACACAGCCTGTTCGGTGGCACTGTGTGCAGACGTCTGCTGCCCTGGCCTGACTTCCCAGATGTGGGGCAAAAACCAGGGCTGCTTTTCTGACCCCATGGGTCCCCCAACG TACGTGTCATGCCCTGAGCTGCTAGACCAGCAGTACAGCGTGGACGTGACGGTGGCCGAGCCCTCTGTCCAGCACCCCGTCACCAAGTCGCCCGTGCGCCGCATCGTCCACGCGGGCTCAGAGCAGGGCGACGCCACGGCCCAGCACCGCTGCCTGTCCCTGTGCCGCGAGCTGCAGCCCTACGCCGCCGTCATCGCCGCCCTCCGCGACAGCAGGACCAGCACCGTCCGCCAAAGGGCCATCACCTTTGACAACGCCACCCACTATTACCTCTACAACCGCCTGATGGACTTCCTCACCAGCAGGGAGATTGTCAACCGGCAGATCCAGGAGGTggtgcagagctgccagcctgGAGAGGTGGTCATTCGCGATGCTCTCTACCGCCTCGGAGTGGCCCAGATTAAaacagaggcagaggaggatgaagaggggaagcaggaggaagacAGGGGTTGCTGA